The DNA segment TTTGGATAGGGATTAACCATAGGAAAGCCCTTTCAACACCAAGCCAACACACTTGCAATACCAATATAAATATAAGGCGAAAAGAAATGATAAAGATCTTAAGTATAAGAAAGCCGGGATGGATTCCGGTTACAAACAACATAAACTATTTCGTAATATCCAATATGGTGGTAGCCGCACAATAAACAGATTTGTATTCCTTATTGTTCAATGTGCCTGGGCTTTTGTCCTTATAAACAGCTTCAATAAAATAGGTTCCCTTATCCAACGCCTTAAATTCAGCTTTTCCATTGGTATCTACTTTTGTATCCAGTTTCCAGCCAGCCTGGTTGAAAATACTAATCGTTACTTTTGAAAGATCGATGTCCTGATGTTCAACAGTTATGAGGACAGGCTTGTAGGCTGTTGTAGCTGTCGCAGAAACGTTCAGTTTAAATCTTCCTGTTTCGGGAACGGCTTTTTCGGCACCTACCTGTACCGCTGCACTTGCATAAAATTCAATTCTGAGTGATCCGGAAGGGAATTCCAGCACTTCCATAGCGTCGTTTTGCAAGATGATGCGGTATTCACCATTTTGTTCAGGAGTAAAACTTGCTTTATAATGGTCAGTTGCTGCAGTGGTTTGTAATTTGATCTTTTCTTTTCCGGGCATCAACAACCATAAAGAAAAGTTTTTGACATTGGCCATTTCCTTACTGTCCAGTAGTTCTGGTTTTTCTGCTGGTTCTGCATAAAACACCTGCACTTCATGTGCCTGTCCTTTTTTTCCTGAAGGGTTTGTTTTAAGCCAGAAAGCATGCGCAAAAGCACTGTTTACACCAATCGTCATTAACACGAGCAGGGCCCATGATTTTAAATTTGCTATCACCATATCATATTAAAATTTAGAAGTCAGACACAGTTAAATTTACCTAAAGTCGGTTTTTATTTAGACTGCATCTTAATAAGTGACAAATCTAATATTTTATTTCAGTATTAATAAGAATTATTCTAAATAACTGGATTTGCTGTCAAGTACCCTATCCTTATCCTAAGCGATGGTTTCAATGCCCTGGATGGGTTTATATTAAAAGCTGTCGCAATAACCCCTGTTTAATGTCGTTTTCACACAGCTTTTCTTTAATCTATAAGGGCTAGCTTTATATGGTCCAACCAAAATAATATCTATCAAAAAGGTAAGTGTTAAAATAAATCATCATGAAAAAATTAGAATTTAGTATTGCGATTAATGCAAGCCCCGAAAAAGTTTGGGAGATTATCATTGGAAAGGAAACTTACAATGATTGGACAGCACCATTTGCTGAGGGTTCAAGTGTAGAAACGGATTGGAAAAAGGGTAGCAAAGCTTTGTTCCTGGATGGTAAGGGAAACGGAATGGTCTCGGAGATTGTCGAGAGTATTCCTGGTAAATTCCTTTCTATCCATCATCTGGGGGAAGTGAAAGACGGTGTGGAAGATCTTACTGGTTATCAGGGAGAGCAATGGGGAGATGCCCTGGAGAATTATACCCTGAAAGAAGTTGAGGGCAAAACCGTTTGGCTGGTTAATATGGATATGAATGAGGAGTATGTAAAATATATGGAAGATACCTGGCCGCTGGCAATGGCAAAAGTAAAAGCGCTTGCTGAAAATGGCAGTTAATCCCTGGTCGATTTAACGACTGCGCTGAATAACCCTTCACCAGTAAATTTAGAGTTACAAACTGAAAGCTGCGCGTCCTGATCATCAGCGGAGGAACAATTTTGTATCGAGTACCTTATTCTCAAATTCTGTTACCGGCCTTTTGCTTTCTATCAGTTGGAGCAGCATGGTTGTGGCAATCTGTCCCATTTCAAAGGCCGGCTGCCGCACAGAGGTAAGCGGATACTTCAGTAGATCCAGCATATCAGAATTGCTAAAGCCGGCAATGGCCATGTCATTCAGCGCATCTACATTTAAACTCTTAAATACAGTAAGACAGCCCATCGATAGCCGGTCGCCTGCCACAAATATGGCATCCGGTTTTTCTTTAAGGTTTAGCAGCTCTAAAACTGCACTTTCCGTTTCTTCCTGAAACATACCGCCATGCGGACAATTTTTTATGTAATCAGGGTTGAGTGCTATTCCATATTGGTTTAAGGCCTTAGTATATCCCCGAAGACGCTCTATACTGATAGACAGATGGGCTGAACTGCTTAAATGTGCAATTTTTTTATAGCCAGCTCTGATCAGGTGTTCAGTAGCCTCAAAGGCACCTTTTTC comes from the Pedobacter heparinus DSM 2366 genome and includes:
- a CDS encoding SRPBCC family protein produces the protein MKKLEFSIAINASPEKVWEIIIGKETYNDWTAPFAEGSSVETDWKKGSKALFLDGKGNGMVSEIVESIPGKFLSIHHLGEVKDGVEDLTGYQGEQWGDALENYTLKEVEGKTVWLVNMDMNEEYVKYMEDTWPLAMAKVKALAENGS
- a CDS encoding LacI family DNA-binding transcriptional regulator, with protein sequence MFEPATLKDIAIALGLSTSTVSRALRDTYEISPKTKKLVLEYAEKINYRPNPIAQSLKERRTKSIGVIVSEVANQYFSQAINGIESIAYDKGYHVIITQTHESYEREMINTQHLASRGVDGLLISLSAETKDTGHLSALHDKGLPIVFFDRIAEEIHTHKISANNEKGAFEATEHLIRAGYKKIAHLSSSAHLSISIERLRGYTKALNQYGIALNPDYIKNCPHGGMFQEETESAVLELLNLKEKPDAIFVAGDRLSMGCLTVFKSLNVDALNDMAIAGFSNSDMLDLLKYPLTSVRQPAFEMGQIATTMLLQLIESKRPVTEFENKVLDTKLFLR